A DNA window from Hordeum vulgare subsp. vulgare chromosome 1H, MorexV3_pseudomolecules_assembly, whole genome shotgun sequence contains the following coding sequences:
- the LOC123405272 gene encoding non-specific lipid transfer protein GPI-anchored 5-like, whose translation MAARAATMLAAGALVVVVAAAVLAGGASAQSTSGCTQTLIGMSPCLNYITGNETAPSKSCCSQLAAVVSSKPECLCVALNADPAALGLGPVNKTRAIGLPDQCGVKTPPLSNCASAPTTSPSSGSSEPAGQTPTSSGAGSKSTPMTDVGNGVASLQSSAAGIVAGFIVAAVYALAAM comes from the coding sequence atggcggcgagggcggcgaccaTGCTGGCCGCGGGGGCGCTCGTCGTGGTCGTCGCGGCAGCGGTCCTGGCCGGGGGCGCGTCGGCGCAGTCGACGAGCGGGTGCACGCAGACGCTGATCGGCATGTCGCCGTGCCTCAACTACATCACGGGCAACGAGACGGCGCCGTCCAAGTCGTGCTGCTCGCAGCTCGCCGCGGTGGTGAGCTCCAAGCCCGAGTGCCTCTGCGTCGCGCTCAACGCCGACCCCGCCGCGCTCGGGCTCGGCCCCGTCAACAAGACCCGCGCCATCGGCCTCCCCGACCAGTGCGGCGTCAAGACGCCGCCGCTCAGCAACTGCGCCTCCGCCCCCACCACGTCGCCCTCGTCCGGCTCCAGCGAGCCGGCGGGACAGACGCCGACGTCGTCCGGAGCTGGGTCCAAGTCGACGCCAATGACGGACGTGGGGAACGGCGTCGCGTCGCTCCAGAGCTCGGCCGCCGGCATcgtcgccggattcatcgtggccgCCGTCTACGCCCTGGCCGCCATGTGA